From Haloarcula hispanica ATCC 33960, the proteins below share one genomic window:
- a CDS encoding nucleoside hydrolase, whose amino-acid sequence MSRKVFFDTDPGCDDAVMLAMALGHDAIDVVGLSTVCGNTTIENTTRNAHAILGLGGYDVPVSRGCGRPLVDDLTTAEWIHGENGLHGDIPDADGDTRDIHGADAIVEAAHEYGDELTIAAVGPLPNLAIALAKEPRLPDLVEDIYLMGGAAMTTGNVTPMAEANFHNDPAAASRVLQDANTRMVGLDVTNRATVSPEFIEEFRTADGVRGTIAEWLDYRPDSGTYPLADAPAIHDAAVVADLIDESVLTFEEYHIEVDTTGGPCHGAVICDEHGTTDNDPNNRVAVDIDVDRYRDILETGLQAYATQ is encoded by the coding sequence ATGTCACGCAAAGTCTTCTTTGATACGGACCCTGGCTGCGACGACGCGGTCATGCTGGCGATGGCGCTCGGTCACGATGCAATCGACGTTGTCGGTCTCTCGACTGTCTGCGGGAACACGACTATCGAGAACACGACGCGAAACGCCCACGCGATACTGGGCCTCGGTGGCTACGACGTTCCGGTGTCCCGGGGCTGTGGGCGTCCGCTCGTCGACGATCTCACGACCGCCGAGTGGATTCACGGCGAGAACGGGCTCCACGGCGACATCCCCGACGCCGACGGCGACACGCGGGACATCCACGGGGCCGACGCAATCGTCGAAGCCGCCCACGAGTACGGGGACGAACTGACGATCGCAGCCGTCGGTCCGCTTCCGAATCTGGCGATCGCACTGGCCAAGGAGCCCCGGTTACCCGACCTCGTCGAGGACATCTATCTCATGGGTGGGGCGGCGATGACGACCGGGAACGTGACGCCGATGGCCGAGGCCAACTTCCACAACGACCCCGCGGCGGCCAGCCGCGTCCTGCAGGACGCCAACACGCGGATGGTCGGCCTGGACGTGACCAACCGCGCCACCGTCTCCCCCGAGTTCATCGAGGAGTTCCGCACGGCCGACGGCGTCCGCGGAACCATCGCCGAGTGGCTCGACTACCGACCCGACTCCGGGACCTACCCGCTGGCCGACGCACCGGCTATCCACGACGCCGCCGTCGTCGCCGATCTCATCGACGAATCGGTACTCACCTTCGAGGAGTACCACATTGAGGTAGACACGACCGGCGGTCCCTGCCACGGGGCCGTCATCTGTGACGAGCACGGCACGACCGACAACGACCCCAACAATCGTGTCGCTGTCGACATCGACGTCGACCGATACCGGGACATCCTTGAGACGGGCCTCCAAGCCTACGCGACGCAGTAG
- a CDS encoding bifunctional metallophosphatase/5'-nucleotidase — MYAVSRSNKEDLEAASADRSENDTTNTPVDRRKFLSATAALGVAGIAGCASSSDNGTEQTDEASTDAEETTTSSGTAESTSEPATGEVTLVHDTHVHGSYGDLEEAANIATYFDLMNQIADNNDHSIKVGSGDDLATSILSAQFDGKHIVDAFNEGGLEFDTFGNHDFDRGPDVLRDRISDSEFQWVSANARNAQTGDVFGAEQGASQYELVSAGDVTVGLTGIINVEAPTITTMGETTEVPGLEAPVEEVVTEMRDDGADLVVVLSHVASPAAVELAESVDGIDAIVGDHAATFSEEPQVVNDTVLSFVDDEYDYLGELTLTVEDGERTDHSLTVYDTAAAVDEGRVEPHPGVFEVAESYESKLSDELDVVIGETTVPLDAREDTVRSEESNFGNYIADALRSHGNADVAIQNGGGIRTDELYPEGDITRRMVYSVLPFGNNQVTIEVTGETLVEALELSSTGGGGFLQVSGMRYTYDPDKSKGDRVTEVTVGGEPLDTEATYTVATNGFTATGGDSYTMFQDAPRIIDANEGELLSVIVEDAIEEDGTISPSVEGRIKTE; from the coding sequence ATGTATGCTGTGTCACGAAGCAACAAAGAAGACCTAGAAGCCGCTTCAGCGGACCGATCGGAGAACGATACGACGAACACACCAGTCGACCGGCGGAAGTTCCTCTCGGCTACTGCTGCACTCGGCGTTGCGGGAATCGCCGGCTGTGCTTCCAGTTCCGACAACGGCACCGAGCAGACCGACGAAGCATCTACAGATGCTGAGGAGACCACGACCTCATCTGGCACGGCCGAGAGCACATCTGAACCTGCAACGGGCGAGGTGACGCTCGTCCACGACACCCACGTCCACGGCAGTTATGGCGACCTCGAAGAGGCGGCGAACATCGCTACCTACTTCGACCTGATGAATCAGATCGCGGACAACAACGACCACTCAATAAAGGTCGGATCCGGCGACGACCTGGCCACCTCTATTCTCTCCGCACAGTTCGACGGCAAACACATCGTCGACGCGTTCAATGAGGGCGGGCTGGAGTTCGACACGTTCGGGAACCACGACTTCGACAGAGGGCCGGACGTGTTGCGGGACCGCATTTCCGACAGCGAGTTCCAGTGGGTGAGCGCGAACGCCCGCAACGCACAAACGGGCGACGTGTTCGGCGCTGAACAGGGAGCGAGCCAGTACGAACTCGTTTCGGCCGGCGATGTGACTGTCGGGCTCACGGGCATAATCAACGTCGAAGCGCCGACGATCACCACCATGGGCGAGACGACGGAGGTCCCGGGCCTCGAAGCCCCGGTCGAGGAAGTCGTGACCGAAATGCGGGACGACGGCGCTGATCTTGTCGTCGTGCTGTCCCACGTGGCAAGCCCGGCCGCCGTCGAGCTCGCGGAGTCTGTCGACGGTATCGACGCCATCGTCGGCGACCACGCCGCGACGTTCTCCGAGGAGCCCCAAGTCGTGAACGACACGGTGCTTTCCTTTGTTGACGACGAGTACGACTACCTCGGCGAACTGACGCTCACTGTCGAAGACGGGGAGCGAACCGACCACAGCCTGACGGTGTACGACACCGCTGCCGCGGTTGATGAGGGCCGCGTCGAACCGCACCCAGGTGTGTTCGAAGTCGCGGAAAGCTACGAAAGCAAGCTCAGCGACGAGCTCGACGTCGTCATCGGAGAGACAACCGTCCCACTCGATGCCCGCGAGGACACTGTGCGTTCCGAGGAGTCAAACTTCGGGAATTACATCGCCGATGCGCTCCGCAGCCACGGCAACGCGGACGTCGCAATCCAGAACGGTGGGGGTATCCGGACCGACGAACTCTACCCCGAAGGGGACATCACGAGACGAATGGTCTACAGCGTCCTCCCGTTCGGGAACAACCAGGTGACCATCGAGGTCACCGGTGAAACGCTGGTCGAGGCACTGGAGCTCAGTTCGACCGGCGGGGGCGGATTCCTGCAGGTGAGCGGTATGCGCTACACATACGACCCGGACAAATCGAAGGGCGACCGCGTCACGGAGGTAACAGTCGGTGGTGAGCCACTCGACACCGAAGCGACCTACACCGTCGCAACGAACGGCTTCACCGCCACAGGCGGCGACAGCTACACGATGTTCCAGGACGCCCCGAGGATTATCGACGCGAACGAGGGCGAACTGCTGTCGGTCATCGTCGAGGACGCAATCGAGGAGGACGGGACGATTTCGCCGTCGGTCGAAGGCCGAATCAAGACAGAGTAG
- a CDS encoding iron transporter — MSPRRNPTRRDFIATSGVALGVSVAGCATGDDAADETPSEAAPGGTESTPEGTEQGRGNELPTASAQERPLVHIPAHQDGMRMVGMAEVGPYMVAMSYTLLHDFWILTGKEKSYVQIEDGQGLHLMATVWDPEYNQRIPLGSPPVEVRDAASGDSVTEKSLWPMLSQQMGPHFGDNVAFPEEGEYTVQLSFDPVSARQLGEYRGRFTDAVDAEFDLLFRTDITNNIRERFVDEAGQAGALEPMETDMQPDGRLADAASLPGEHGGIIESGAAEFVVQVLRRAPAGIDSSGPYLAVSARTPYNQYPLPFMGLRATVANAGEEVREPLKAAIHPELGYHYGAPFPAIAMGDDVTLSVGAPPQVARHRGYQTAFLEFDDTTLTLGDGT, encoded by the coding sequence ATGTCGCCCAGGAGAAACCCGACGCGCCGGGACTTCATCGCTACGAGCGGGGTAGCACTTGGGGTGAGTGTCGCCGGCTGTGCAACGGGGGATGACGCCGCGGACGAGACCCCGTCCGAGGCTGCACCTGGCGGTACCGAATCGACGCCCGAGGGAACCGAACAGGGACGGGGAAATGAGCTCCCGACAGCGTCTGCCCAGGAACGGCCATTAGTGCACATCCCGGCACATCAAGACGGGATGCGGATGGTCGGTATGGCGGAGGTAGGACCGTATATGGTGGCGATGTCCTATACACTGCTTCACGACTTCTGGATACTAACTGGCAAGGAGAAGAGTTACGTACAGATCGAGGACGGGCAGGGACTGCATCTCATGGCAACCGTGTGGGACCCGGAGTACAACCAGCGCATCCCGCTGGGTAGCCCGCCTGTCGAGGTTCGAGATGCCGCGAGCGGCGACAGTGTGACCGAAAAGTCGCTGTGGCCGATGCTGTCCCAGCAGATGGGCCCACACTTCGGGGACAACGTCGCGTTTCCGGAGGAGGGAGAGTACACGGTGCAACTCTCGTTTGACCCGGTCTCAGCGCGGCAGTTAGGGGAGTATCGCGGGCGGTTCACCGACGCGGTGGACGCCGAGTTCGACCTGCTGTTCAGAACCGACATCACGAACAACATTCGCGAGCGGTTCGTCGACGAGGCGGGACAAGCGGGGGCGCTCGAACCGATGGAGACGGATATGCAGCCCGACGGAAGGCTGGCGGATGCAGCGTCGCTACCGGGTGAACACGGCGGGATCATCGAAAGTGGTGCTGCGGAATTTGTGGTGCAGGTGCTGCGTAGGGCTCCGGCCGGAATCGACAGCTCTGGTCCGTATCTCGCCGTGTCCGCTCGAACGCCGTACAACCAGTATCCCCTCCCGTTCATGGGTCTCCGAGCAACTGTGGCCAACGCCGGCGAGGAGGTCCGCGAGCCACTGAAGGCAGCCATTCACCCCGAACTGGGGTATCATTACGGTGCCCCGTTCCCTGCTATCGCGATGGGTGACGACGTGACGCTTTCGGTCGGGGCCCCGCCACAGGTCGCGCGACATCGCGGCTACCAGACTGCGTTTCTGGAGTTCGACGACACGACGCTCACGCTCGGAGACGGGACGTAG
- a CDS encoding DUF7405 family protein produces MTDGDRTLTRRETLRAAVALGGSTGLAACLDLEGQPTEAGGTDRGTDRPAGTESEAELPSRQHAWNEFSRTDEHGNPVPARHHVLLLADYVGDGPVNDGDRTQAENAFRELEETYRWGSDGLLFTVGYSPAYFDRYDEPLSELVDLPQPAALAPFEDPSFDTPDLLVHLASDRASAVLEAKQALFGELETANGSEVTETIDGTVDLIDRRTGFIGAGLPAEHDDVDGVPDGAVPEDAPLFMGFKSGFRQNQATEDSVTIAEGPFTGGTTQHLSLLHTELEQWYNQDSREQRVAKMFSATHAAKNLVEGVGDNLGDSSLVAETGVADRVEDDAFEKGVVGHAQKLARTRDEGGDPRLLRRDFATVDDGQTGVHFLSLQEGITDFIRTRNAMNGDDVANVGGVGTKNNNGILQYVTTVRRGNYLLPPRSKRSFPRPS; encoded by the coding sequence ATGACAGACGGAGACAGGACCCTGACCCGCCGGGAAACGCTCCGCGCAGCCGTCGCCCTCGGAGGGTCGACAGGGCTCGCAGCCTGCCTCGACCTGGAGGGGCAGCCAACGGAGGCGGGAGGGACAGACCGCGGTACAGACCGGCCGGCTGGCACCGAATCGGAGGCTGAACTACCGAGTCGACAGCACGCGTGGAACGAGTTCTCTCGAACCGACGAGCACGGGAATCCGGTGCCGGCTCGGCACCATGTGTTGTTGCTGGCCGACTATGTTGGCGACGGACCGGTCAATGATGGCGACCGGACACAAGCGGAGAACGCGTTTCGCGAGCTAGAGGAGACGTATCGGTGGGGGTCTGACGGGCTTCTGTTTACTGTCGGCTACTCCCCAGCGTACTTCGACCGGTATGACGAACCGCTCTCCGAGTTGGTCGACCTGCCACAGCCAGCGGCGCTGGCCCCTTTCGAGGACCCGTCGTTCGATACCCCGGATCTCCTCGTTCATCTGGCAAGCGACCGCGCTTCGGCGGTGCTGGAGGCCAAGCAAGCGCTGTTCGGTGAGCTGGAGACCGCAAACGGGAGCGAAGTCACCGAAACCATAGACGGGACGGTCGATTTGATCGACCGACGGACAGGGTTTATCGGTGCGGGGCTCCCGGCGGAACACGACGACGTGGATGGCGTTCCGGACGGCGCGGTCCCCGAAGATGCACCGCTGTTCATGGGTTTCAAATCGGGGTTTCGACAGAATCAGGCGACGGAAGACAGCGTAACGATCGCGGAGGGGCCGTTCACGGGCGGGACCACGCAACACCTCTCACTGCTACACACGGAACTGGAACAGTGGTACAACCAAGACTCCCGGGAACAGCGCGTCGCCAAGATGTTCTCGGCGACGCACGCAGCGAAGAACCTGGTCGAGGGCGTGGGCGACAACCTCGGTGATTCGTCGCTCGTAGCGGAGACTGGCGTCGCTGACCGAGTCGAGGACGACGCATTTGAGAAGGGAGTGGTCGGGCACGCACAGAAACTCGCGCGTACACGAGATGAGGGCGGTGACCCACGGCTCCTCCGGCGCGATTTCGCGACGGTAGACGATGGCCAAACCGGAGTACACTTCCTCAGTCTTCAGGAGGGCATAACGGACTTTATCCGGACCCGGAACGCCATGAACGGCGACGACGTTGCGAATGTCGGCGGCGTCGGTACGAAGAACAACAACGGGATACTGCAATACGTTACGACGGTTCGACGCGGGAACTACTTGCTCCCGCCCCGCTCGAAACGCTCGTTCCCCCGTCCGTCGTGA
- a CDS encoding mandelate racemase family protein, giving the protein MSPTITRIESREFEYPLNDVGTDKHGFNLVYAPGETTTRKLFGVQIHTDEGITGEYVGGNSPAAAQYNIIAKYLIGKDPLKREKHWSECKRALRKYDRMGIGPIDIALWDFAGKYYDAPIHELLGTYRERIPTYASTYHGDDAGGLDSPEAFADFAEECRDEGFGGFKIHGWGGGDDARSLDREVEAVHAVGEAVGDEMDLMHDPACELETFADALELGRALDEQGFFWYEDPFRDGGISQHAHKKLAQKLDTPILQTEHIRGLEIKSDFAASEATDFLRADPEYDAGITGAIKVARMAEAYGLDVEFHAPGPAQRHCIAACRNSNYYEMALVHPDCQNTQPPVYEGGYSDLMDAVDDDGTVSVPDGPGLGVEYDWDYIEDNTTGSVHIYE; this is encoded by the coding sequence ATGTCGCCAACGATAACGAGGATCGAAAGCCGAGAGTTCGAGTACCCCCTTAATGACGTCGGGACCGACAAGCACGGCTTCAATCTGGTCTATGCGCCGGGCGAGACAACCACGCGGAAACTGTTCGGCGTACAGATTCACACTGACGAGGGAATCACGGGCGAGTACGTCGGCGGGAACTCGCCGGCAGCCGCCCAGTACAACATCATCGCGAAGTACCTCATCGGCAAGGACCCGCTGAAACGCGAGAAACACTGGTCCGAATGCAAGCGCGCGCTCCGGAAGTACGACCGGATGGGCATCGGCCCAATCGACATCGCGCTGTGGGACTTCGCCGGCAAGTACTACGACGCACCGATTCACGAACTGCTGGGGACCTACCGCGAGCGTATCCCCACCTACGCGTCGACGTACCACGGCGACGACGCGGGCGGGCTGGACTCGCCCGAGGCCTTCGCCGACTTCGCCGAGGAGTGCCGCGACGAGGGCTTCGGCGGCTTCAAGATTCACGGCTGGGGCGGCGGCGACGACGCCCGAAGTCTCGACCGCGAAGTCGAGGCAGTCCACGCCGTCGGCGAAGCGGTCGGCGACGAGATGGACCTGATGCACGACCCCGCCTGCGAACTGGAGACGTTCGCCGACGCGCTGGAACTGGGCCGGGCGCTCGATGAACAGGGCTTCTTCTGGTACGAGGACCCGTTCCGCGACGGCGGTATCTCACAGCACGCCCACAAGAAGCTGGCACAGAAACTCGACACGCCGATCCTCCAGACTGAACACATCCGCGGACTGGAGATCAAATCCGACTTCGCCGCCAGCGAGGCAACCGACTTCCTCCGAGCCGACCCCGAGTACGATGCAGGCATCACCGGCGCGATCAAGGTGGCTCGCATGGCCGAAGCGTACGGCCTCGACGTGGAGTTCCACGCACCCGGCCCCGCCCAGCGCCACTGCATCGCCGCCTGCCGGAACTCGAACTACTACGAGATGGCGCTGGTCCACCCGGACTGCCAGAACACCCAGCCGCCAGTGTACGAGGGCGGCTACTCCGACCTGATGGACGCCGTCGACGACGACGGGACGGTCAGCGTCCCCGACGGCCCCGGCCTGGGCGTGGAGTACGACTGGGACTACATCGAGGACAACACCACCGGGAGCGTCCACATCTACGAATAG
- a CDS encoding MBL fold metallo-hydrolase produces the protein MVQSTWDDWFVHDEIEATDPGDGVVIWYLGCNGFVLRSQSTTLYIDPYFGTGDPPNLIRMIPVPMDPADATQCDATLVTHEHIDHMHPPSYGPLVEDLGADLYAPSASYDSPDYDGEMRVPDEQRNEIAVGDEFAVGDFTVHVTGTNDPDAIEPVGYVIKHDAGTFFHAGDSRPAEAFADVGEQFDIDVGALAFGTVGSIYEPEPDCGVRTKWYMDENEIIEAANQLQLSRLLPSHHDMWQGEAGDPKVLHEHAVSFDYPRVIEPLYIGCSVRLGEAGIRRIDALD, from the coding sequence ATGGTTCAGTCAACGTGGGACGACTGGTTCGTCCACGACGAGATAGAGGCGACAGACCCCGGCGATGGCGTCGTAATCTGGTATCTCGGCTGTAACGGCTTCGTACTCCGGTCGCAGTCGACGACGCTGTACATCGACCCCTACTTCGGGACTGGCGACCCGCCGAACCTCATCCGCATGATTCCGGTACCGATGGACCCCGCCGACGCGACCCAGTGTGATGCCACGCTCGTCACACATGAACACATCGACCACATGCACCCGCCGTCGTACGGCCCGCTGGTCGAGGACCTCGGAGCGGACCTGTATGCGCCGTCGGCGTCGTACGACTCTCCGGACTACGACGGTGAGATGCGGGTGCCCGACGAGCAGCGCAACGAGATCGCCGTCGGCGACGAGTTCGCTGTCGGTGATTTCACCGTTCACGTTACTGGCACCAACGACCCCGACGCCATCGAACCGGTGGGGTACGTCATCAAGCACGACGCCGGGACGTTCTTCCACGCCGGCGATAGCCGGCCTGCCGAGGCGTTTGCCGACGTCGGCGAACAGTTCGACATCGACGTGGGCGCGCTGGCGTTTGGCACCGTCGGCTCTATCTACGAGCCCGAGCCGGACTGCGGTGTCAGAACGAAGTGGTACATGGACGAAAACGAGATTATCGAGGCCGCAAATCAGCTCCAGCTATCCCGGTTGCTCCCCTCACATCACGATATGTGGCAGGGCGAAGCCGGCGACCCGAAGGTGCTCCACGAGCACGCGGTGTCGTTCGACTACCCCCGAGTCATCGAGCCGCTGTACATCGGCTGTTCGGTTCGGCTGGGTGAGGCCGGTATTCGTCGTATTGACGCGCTGGACTGA
- the gfo6 gene encoding D-xylose 1-dehydrogenase Gfo6 has protein sequence MNVDALTGGFDRRDWQEQTETNDPVRFAMIGVGWWTTEQAMPAVDAGDLCETTVLVSSDREKAADVAADSETVEHAITYEEFHDGAASDAYDAVYIVTPNALHLPYVETAAELGKAILCEKPMEATIERAERMVEVCDEHDATLMIAYRMHTEPAVRRAKDLIDEGYIGEPLFVHGNMTEPILELVPDPDQWRLDGELSGGCAVMDIGLYPLNTSRFLLDADPVAVRGTVASVQEEFADVPDEHGAFQLDFPGHMYAMCTASQNAHLDSHISVLGTEGKVRVEPAFYPWDDRALQLSHEGTTVDIDFEQIDQMEEEFEYFAHCLLTDTEPYADGEHGLVDINTIKAIYEASETESTVTLD, from the coding sequence ATGAACGTTGACGCGCTCACGGGAGGATTCGACCGTCGAGACTGGCAGGAACAGACAGAGACCAACGATCCAGTACGGTTCGCGATGATCGGCGTCGGCTGGTGGACCACCGAACAGGCGATGCCCGCCGTCGACGCGGGGGACCTCTGTGAAACGACTGTGCTGGTCAGCAGTGACCGCGAGAAGGCGGCCGATGTGGCCGCTGATTCGGAGACAGTCGAACACGCGATCACCTACGAGGAGTTCCACGACGGGGCTGCGAGCGACGCGTACGACGCCGTCTACATTGTCACCCCGAACGCGCTCCACCTCCCCTACGTCGAGACGGCGGCAGAACTGGGGAAGGCAATCCTCTGTGAGAAGCCGATGGAGGCCACCATCGAGCGCGCCGAGCGAATGGTCGAGGTCTGTGACGAACACGACGCGACGCTGATGATCGCCTACCGGATGCACACCGAGCCAGCCGTCCGGCGGGCGAAAGACCTCATCGACGAAGGGTACATCGGCGAACCGCTGTTCGTCCACGGGAATATGACCGAGCCCATCCTCGAACTCGTCCCCGACCCCGACCAGTGGCGGCTGGACGGGGAGCTTTCCGGCGGCTGTGCCGTGATGGATATCGGCCTCTATCCGCTGAACACGAGCCGATTCCTGCTGGATGCCGACCCCGTGGCCGTCCGGGGGACTGTCGCATCGGTACAGGAAGAGTTCGCCGACGTGCCAGACGAACACGGCGCGTTCCAGTTAGATTTCCCCGGCCACATGTACGCGATGTGTACAGCCAGCCAGAACGCCCATCTCGACAGTCACATCTCCGTACTCGGAACCGAGGGCAAGGTCCGCGTCGAACCGGCCTTCTATCCCTGGGACGACCGCGCGCTCCAGCTTTCTCACGAGGGAACGACGGTCGACATCGACTTCGAACAGATCGATCAGATGGAAGAAGAGTTCGAGTACTTCGCCCACTGTCTGCTGACCGACACTGAGCCCTACGCCGACGGTGAACACGGCCTCGTCGACATCAACACGATCAAGGCAATCTACGAGGCCTCCGAGACGGAGTCGACAGTCACACTCGACTGA
- the xacF gene encoding 2,5-dioxovalerate dehydrogenase, which translates to MTQTYENYIGGEWTGSGETQDVTNPADETDVVSTVPVASAADADEAVAAAAEATDEWGGMSGPERGVLLRETGEILKSRKDELAETLTREEGKPLGEAEGEVQRAIDIFYYYAEKARDFGGTVKQPSGGRAGLQTKKEPMGVAALITPWNYPIAIPAWKIAPALAVGNTVVIKPAMQAPTVGAMIVEALDEAGIPDGAINLVCGPGSEVGERLTTHEDVDVVSFTGSAAVGEHVYEQATSNGKRAQAEMGGKNPTVVMPSADVDKAADIVGAGAFGGTGQACTATSRAIVHEDVYDEFLDAVVDYAESLEIGNGLDRAGMGPHVSEDELAGSLEYIDIAQSEGATLETGGEELAGGEYDAGNFISPAVFSDVEPDMRIAQEEVFGPVLAVIPVSDFDEGVEVANDIDYGLSASIVTDRIEEENEFIERSESGVVKVNEKTTGLELHVPFGGLKRSSTNTYREQGDAGLEFFSYIKTVYRNS; encoded by the coding sequence ATGACGCAGACGTATGAGAACTATATCGGCGGTGAGTGGACCGGGAGCGGAGAGACACAGGACGTCACGAACCCGGCAGACGAGACTGACGTCGTCAGCACGGTTCCGGTGGCCTCGGCGGCGGACGCCGACGAAGCGGTCGCGGCCGCGGCGGAAGCAACAGACGAATGGGGCGGAATGTCTGGCCCGGAGCGCGGCGTGCTCCTGCGTGAGACCGGTGAAATCCTGAAGTCCCGGAAAGACGAGCTTGCGGAGACGCTGACCCGCGAAGAGGGGAAACCGCTCGGCGAAGCCGAGGGCGAGGTACAGCGTGCGATTGATATCTTCTATTACTACGCGGAGAAGGCCCGCGACTTCGGCGGCACTGTCAAACAGCCAAGCGGCGGCCGCGCCGGTCTGCAGACGAAAAAAGAGCCGATGGGCGTCGCGGCGCTTATCACGCCGTGGAACTACCCCATCGCGATTCCGGCCTGGAAGATCGCCCCGGCGCTTGCGGTCGGCAACACCGTCGTCATCAAGCCCGCGATGCAGGCGCCGACCGTCGGCGCAATGATCGTCGAGGCGCTTGACGAGGCCGGTATTCCGGACGGCGCTATCAACCTGGTCTGTGGCCCCGGGAGCGAGGTCGGCGAGCGACTGACCACCCACGAGGATGTCGACGTAGTGTCGTTCACCGGCAGCGCGGCCGTCGGCGAGCACGTCTACGAACAGGCGACAAGCAACGGGAAGCGCGCGCAGGCAGAGATGGGCGGGAAGAACCCGACCGTTGTCATGCCGAGCGCCGACGTGGACAAAGCGGCCGACATCGTCGGAGCAGGGGCCTTCGGCGGGACGGGCCAGGCCTGTACGGCCACGTCCCGGGCCATCGTCCACGAGGACGTGTACGACGAGTTCCTCGACGCCGTCGTCGACTATGCAGAGTCGCTCGAGATCGGAAACGGCCTCGACCGGGCCGGCATGGGTCCCCACGTCAGTGAGGATGAGCTCGCGGGGAGCCTGGAGTACATCGACATCGCACAGTCGGAGGGAGCAACCCTCGAAACGGGCGGCGAAGAGCTCGCTGGTGGCGAGTACGACGCCGGGAACTTCATCTCGCCGGCCGTCTTCTCCGACGTCGAACCTGACATGCGCATCGCACAGGAAGAGGTGTTCGGGCCGGTGCTCGCCGTGATTCCTGTCTCCGACTTCGACGAAGGTGTCGAGGTCGCCAACGACATCGACTACGGGCTCTCGGCCAGCATCGTGACCGACCGAATCGAGGAGGAAAACGAGTTCATCGAGCGCTCCGAGTCTGGTGTGGTCAAGGTCAACGAGAAGACGACCGGACTGGAACTGCACGTTCCCTTCGGCGGCCTCAAGCGCTCCTCGACGAACACCTACCGCGAGCAGGGCGACGCCGGGCTGGAGTTCTTCAGCTACATCAAGACGGTGTACCGCAACAGCTAA